The sequence TCGTGTCCCTGTTGCGGACGTCGACAGTCATGGTGccgatcactggaatgtctagtCCAGAGCGAATATTTACAGACgcagctgagtgtggcgttaaacaccaaCCAGTCCACCAGCAAAACCCAAATAGTCGACCGTAAAACATGCGatcaaaggacagtaagacCTCAGATCGTAGCAGGTATGGTGTAAAACATCACGTTATATTAAAAGTCAACGTTAAAACAAGCTATAGGTCGCAAGCAACTGAAGGTTTGttaataacaaataaacaaacaaaacctgtCGGGAAATTCTCGATGGGGTGTGGGCTGTAACAAAAGTTCCTTCCGGATTGAGTACACAAACTATTGACTAAAATGGATCAAAATGGTTTAAAGTATCTACTTTTTTAACTGGATTAGACTTTCGTATATGTGTTGAGTTACAAACAAGTTAATGTTGCCCACGAATTCAACATGTAGACACAATGTATCTAATATTGCATGCAGATAACATAATTGTGTTGGAATATTTTACATAGGGATTGATTTTAATATCCCAATGAATAAATGAGTATTGATGGATCACGAAGCGATTGTAGAAAACACTTCACAAAGCGTGAATATTCATGAGGAAAAGTGAAatagcataaatatcttgttttTGCCTTACAGAGGGATTTTTTTTGAGGTTTGAAAAAAAGCAAACATAATTGTGGTTACGTAATGTGTCAATAATTACGTGATCGATGAACCTCGATATCATAGTCTGTGTAATCGAGTCACCCCGTGAAATAAAGTGGTGCACTTGCTCCTACCATTATACTGATCAAGTTGGTTTTTTTCGTGGTGCAAACACCACAATTTATTGTGACtggatcttttttttttttgatataGTTCTAATTTGCATTCCTGTAGTTCTTTTCACAGAGCTTTCAGTTAATATCATAACTTTTGGAAGTTATTGGCCTAAACGTTGAAGTGTGACGACCTCAgaggggagcctgacgacagtgtacttgggatgcaggcgagacatttcaaaggcgagatccgcatatttatcatgcttttcctgaatcttgccaatcacattgctgtcaaaagggacagaaaattcaatgatataaataatttcattagttttatcaaaatgaacaagatcaggtttgttggctggaattcgtctcaggctgtatattggcctattccagagaggtttaaaagcatcattttccaggacgccctggacatgttcagggtcgtaccatggatggacctcggtgtcaaagccacaggcattgCGGAggcgatagtaaaagcagcgagccatgccatcatgtcttttaagatatactgtttgtgccaaggaagggcatccactgacaaggtgttggaagtctctgtgaattcattgcaaagacgacatttcatattgatattttctttaagaataacattgtggcgattgcgagtgggaagtgactggtcctgaacagcaaaaaggaagccctcagtttcacatttgaaaacagccgacttcatccaggcgaaggagtcggttggattgctgttctgttccacacactgcatgtacacgcgatgcaatggcttctcagaaagcttctccacaaaggaccgactttGTTTCtcgtgtttttttctgtttctgtttgtgaTTATTTATTGCACTTCTCTCATATATTGCATCAGATTTGTTCTCGTCAGAATATGACTGGAAATGTGTAAATTAAAGTTGATTATTGTGTAAAACTGAGAACGATGTTTGTTCTTTTGCTTTTACATTGCCTGGTTGTCTGCAGTGAGATTTCACGTCCGAAGGCCTACTGATCCACCTTTGTTCAATAGCCTGGTTATCTGCAGTGAGATTTCACGTCCGAAGGCCTACTGATCCACCTTTGTTCAATAGCCTGGTTATCTGCAGTGAGATTTCACGTCCGAAGGCCTACTGATCCACCTTTGTTCAATAGCCTGGTTATCTGCAGTGAGATTTCACGTCCAAAGGCCTTCTGATACTCCTTCGTTCAATAGctgtgtttttatattgttgacTTCATATCTACATGAACTAAAGTGACGGTTCGTAGCCCTAAGTCAACTCACCACATGACAAGTTTGATCATGTAGACGGTCCGTAGCCCTAAGTCAACTCACCACATGACAAGTTTGATCATGTAGACAGTCCGTAGCACAAAGTAGACTCAAGACATGACGAGTTTGATCATGTAGACGGTGACATAGCACTAAGTCAACTCACCACATGACGAGTTTGATCATGTAGACGGTGACGGTGTTGATCTGGGAGAAAAACTGTGTCAGTGCAGCTCCTTTTTCACCAAGTTTACTGAGAATCACACCAAACACAATGCAGTAGGTGAGAATACCTGTCACAAGAGAATCGTAAGTCTGTTAagttattcagtgagtgagtgagtgagtgagtgagtgagtgagtgagagagagtgaacTTAGCTTTATGCCACAATTTCAGCTCTGTGGCGGAATAATCTagtctagacaagacaatcctgtgatcaacaacatgcccATGTATCGACGAACGCATTTGAgaatcgatgacgtgtcagacaagtcagcgaacctggccACCCCATCAAGTaaattgcctcttacgacaagcatgggtcaccaGTTCTAGCCTGGATCGTCACGGATTGTTATCGATAGTACAGAGGCAGGGAACTAAGCCATGTATGCATATCACACACATAATGCGAGGAGGGATGAGGTGTCATTTTGAATTTTAGCTATGCACATGAAGCATCGGAATCACTAAAATTCAGGGTCGGTCGTTGTTTGTTGAATGCTCTCCATATCGTTCCTTTTTTTAGTGCGATTTTAATGGCAAGACAAATCAGGTGGCATGCATACCTAAGATGTTTTCGCCTTCAACCAACAGTGTTTTCTTTGTGGAATTAGGATGGTGAATGATGCTGACCTCCGTAGAATCATTTAGCATGTTCTCTGCACTAGAGTTGACAGTGTGCACTCTATAATCTTCCACAGCCACTGGCACGGTGTTTGAATGCTTAAGTGTTGCTGCTACAATGTTGTCAGGTACTATGTTCCTGGATAACAGAAGCAGTTTCATCACATGAATGACAAGAGTACTTGATTTAAACAGTATTCAGTTGGAAGAATACATTTGTACATGGAAGCTTAAAGGGTGACAAAAGATAATTTATTCCTGGGCAATAGATGCAGTATTCCATGAGGGCTTGATTCACTTAAATTCAAATTTAAAGAGCAtgttatgaaaaaaaaagacaaatgaGTTGTGAAAAGACGTGCTTGCTAAGTCACAGGATACACCTGACAAACAGCAAGTGTGATACACATTGTTTTCTGTTAAGTTTAGTCGTGTTTAATTAATGGCCCGTGATTTTAGTTGCCATGTACAGGGTAGCACGAACAATTACCTCTTGTTGTCAAGTGACAACTTCCTGGATGAAAATCTTTTGTTTAGCATATGAAAGATGAAGTATGGGAGAAAGTTTGTACGTGGAAGTAAAGAGAACAGAAACAAGCCTTGAGTTTTGGAGAATAGAAGAAGTATAGCGTGTTGGTGATAGTAATGCTTGATTCAGTTACCATCAAATTTACAGATTGTGTTATGCAAAAGTGAAGACAAAGGGGACACTAAAATACACTCTCGCAAAGTCAAAGGGGACTACCTGGGAAGCAACAGAGGAACGTTATGGGGCTTTTAACATTTTTTCTGCTGCGTTTGTTACTTGTAATCGAGTTATATTGCATTTTTTGTTACTTGTCATGTCATGACGTATATTGAATCAAATGTGCAAATAATTTAATAGAAGTACAGAGGTTAACACGAATATGTACCGGCGTATGGGTCATGTATAATCTATTGCAACGTTTACCACTTCTCTCACCTGAACAAATCTAGAATGGCATCCATTCCAGACACAACGTCTTTGTCCTGTGGAACATCGGTTGCTGTTGAATCTGTGTATGATCCTGGTTTGATGATCAGGACTACCGCTAAGCCGACAAGTGTTGCCAGAACAGATGTACTTGTATAATAAACCATGGACAGAATCCCTATCTTACCGGCAGAAGATCCCGAAACATTGCCTAGACCTGAGcaaagacattgcaattcaGACATTGCAGTTTGTCGAAGGCACCGCATGACATATTCTACTTATACAACTCAAGGGAAAGTTCAAAATTGACTACAAGATTGTTCTCGAAAGCGGTTGGAATTTTGAGTGGAACTGTGGTTGGCCTGTTTGAACTAAACTTCCTGTACTTGGAAAAAAAGAGCTGCTTCTCTAAGGCCGGgctgtacacatgtacatgcaACAGTTTACATAGTTTTAAGCAATAACAACCTTACCGTAGAAGTAGAAAATATCTGTCTTTATGTAACCAAGAACACGAGACGAAAGCATGACAGTGTCAGCGAGATAGTGCCAAAACCAAATTGGATGACGCTAATTTCATGTATTGATCTTCCGATACCACAACTCTACAACACCAAAACTAGGTTccacaggaacacatataactTGAAGAGGAACAAATGGTATGGCTTGACAACTCCGTCACTGCAACAGATGTTTTTGTGTAGACGCTAACACGGCTATCAGGAAATGACGCAACTATAACCACAACAGCATGAAGAACATTTGAGTTGATACTATTCATTAACAGTAAATGGATAATTCTTGTGCGCCATAGACCTTCCAGAGCACGCTCAAAGAGATACTCCAAGAGAGTCACTGGTGTTCTTGAAGGAAATAAAAGTCTGTGATACATGTGTAGTATCACATTGTACACCAACCACAAAATATGTCTTCCTTCATCCAGAAATATCCTTAGAAACATTCAAAGTGAGATCCAAAACACTCCTCTTCAAAAAGTCTGCATCCTGTAACTGCCAACTTTCTGATTTTCTTTATCACAGACTCTTATTTTCTTCATGGGCAACAGTGACTTTTTTTATACGTAGCTCTTTGAGCAAGCTCTGGAAGGACCATGGCGCACAACAACTATCCATTTATTGTTAATGAATAGTATCAACTCAAAAGTTCTTCATACATGCTTATACGGGTCATTGGTCAGGAATGTGTTCAacatccttgtttgccagtgcGCTGCGTATCTTGCGTGATACAGCGGCAGGATTTACACCATCGCCTTTGCCACTGCTAGCTGGTTGGAGTACCGGCCAAGATACTCAGCCATGATTTGGCGGAAGCAGTGATTCATGATATCAACTCTAAATAGTACGTGCTACATAGGGGAAAACTTTGGATGAATTAATGAATTCATTATGTTACCTGTAATGATGCTAGATATTATCAAGGGTAGTATCAGCAATCTGAGCATGCGAAGGAAGAGTTCCCCTGGAAACTCTACAAGCTGAACAGTGTCTGAAGATGGCTCGAACAACCGACACGCCAATCCAGCAATGGTCCCAAGCAGGATTGCTAAAGTAGTGAGGATGAGAAGGAGATTGTGTTGGAGGAACCGAAGCACTTTCATCTGCGGAAAGAAAAAAGAGGACTTGATGGAAAGAACTTAAAGAACTCACAACCAGTCACGATCAACTGATCTTCTCGCATCCTTCCTTTGATTTTGATTTGATCTTACACTTGACGTTGGACAAATGAAATGACATGTAATATCAAACTGAGGTAATAAGACACGGATAGAAAAATGCTGTTTACTTTTGATATGCAAATGAGTTGTACATTAAAGCTTTAATGATATGGATGTAAAGATGGTCTCCGCATAGTTATGGAAATTCTTTTGTGGCCGTTATTTTCATTCCGGTTCAAGGCCATGGTGGAAATAACTtaaaaatttgaatttgaaatttgactgtAACTAATACATCTATGCTTACTCAGTGCGAATGTTATACAAACTTCTACTAAAACACCTAACATTACATTACTACATTGTCAACGTGAGTATTACATTTCATTTTATGCTACACATGCTGTATATCGTTTCCAATCTCTTACAATCTCCTACAATCTCTTACAATCTCGTAATCTAGCATATCCTGTGAATAAAACGCTAAGCGCCATTAAGCATATTTTGCAAATATGTAGGTTGGTAGATAGCTcggtttttttctgaaatattttctgtGATAATTTGCTTCAGCACTCTagttcaaaaacaaaaccataatgGAAAGTATTTTTACTTTTAACAGGTTGCATACtcttttggaaaacatgcattttgttttcctcaaaaagtttaccttcttttgaagagtgtaaatcagaaatgactgttatttggtcacatgattgtcacttttaacaagtgaaacCTGAATTTAGTACTCTTGTATAAGCACAAGTGGAATACTTATTTTGCTTTAAAGATCAGTGCCATCACATCTGTAAAAACATTCCCTGTATTTGTAAATTCAAATGACTGTGACATACCTAAATCAGCTACCAAATACCTGTTACCTTCTCTAAATATCGATTGGTCTTCCAAATTAGTTCAGCCTAACATTTGAACAGCTTCagattttggttttgaaatacGCTGGTGCTTAACTTTTCTTTCTCGATATATTTGCATTCATTTCTGTAACGAAAGTAGATTTTAATGTGACCGTTGGAATACAAATTTGGAAACGTTTTTCTCAAGACCttctaggagatatcgtttggAGAGTAGAATTTGCACAATGCAccgacaatgctatgacgtcatgaacttgatgacgtcacaatgctatga comes from Haliotis asinina isolate JCU_RB_2024 chromosome 13, JCU_Hal_asi_v2, whole genome shotgun sequence and encodes:
- the LOC137260234 gene encoding excitatory amino acid transporter-like translates to MKVLRFLQHNLLLILTTLAILLGTIAGLACRLFEPSSDTVQLVEFPGELFLRMLRLLILPLIISSIITGLGNVSGSSAGKIGILSMVYYTSTSVLATLVGLAVVLIIKPGSYTDSTATDVPQDKDVVSGMDAILDLFRNIVPDNIVAATLKHSNTVPVAVEDYRVHTVNSSAENMLNDSTEVSIIHHPNSTKKTLLVEGENILGILTYCIVFGVILSKLGEKGAALTQFFSQINTVTVYMIKLVMWYSPLGVMSLTMGQIMSAADISKTGQTVAVYMATEMAGLVVHSAVVLPAMYFILTRQNPYVIYLRSLPALLTAFATSSSAATLPVTMECVEERLHMDKRISRVILPVGTTVNMDGGAVYGVVAAVFIAQYNGIPLSFGDFFIICLAAFLVSIGTASIPASDLAMLMLVLRAIGLPVRGASLLLTIGWLMDRFGTTVNVASDCLMVGVVSRFTNLPPRDTPETQFEPMQEEQRMIADDLV